In Flavobacterium okayamense, a single window of DNA contains:
- the dnaG gene encoding DNA primase: MISQNTIQTVFETARVEEVIGDFVHLKRAGSNLKGLSPFADEKSPSFMVSPVKQIWKDFSSGKGGNVVTFLMEHEHFTYPEAIRYLAKKYNIEIEETEQSLEETELANEKESMYLVSEFASKYFQNVLLNTEEGKAIGLSYFKERGFTTETIKKFHLGYSPDVWDAFTSEALGKGYKLEFLDKTGLTIVKEEKQFDRFKGRVMFPIQSMSGRVLGFGGRILTNDKKAAKYLNSPESEIYHKSKILYGIYHAKQAIAKQNNCYLVEGYTDVIQFHQTGIENVVASSGTALTSEQINLVKRLTPNMTVLFDGDAAGLRASIRGIDLILEAGMNVRVCAFPDGEDPDSFAKKTPHDELVSYLENNAKDFIQFKASLLMDEAKNDPIKKADLIRDMVVSISKISDKIKREVYIQECSRIMDISEDVLFNTLAQLDKKEIQDANKKFKQEQKEKTFEVIRNETTTRLLSAEEISALLERKIIEVLILYGNKDVEFEETYLRVNEDGEEENFTEKRTLKVFEKIYMNLQEDEIEFSNPIFKNLVNQILNVYLQKGDFEKNEFLNQLDQTSEQIVIDILMNENKYELDGWLEKKQVFVKSKDDEEVLKALISETLISYREYLIQNLTKELVEGLKDENQETSLQDVMQLINDYNKLKVSISTSIGRIRTDFFK; the protein is encoded by the coding sequence TTGATTTCACAAAACACCATACAAACCGTTTTCGAAACCGCCCGAGTAGAGGAGGTTATTGGTGATTTTGTGCATTTAAAACGCGCCGGAAGTAATCTAAAAGGATTGAGTCCTTTTGCTGATGAAAAATCGCCTTCTTTCATGGTTTCACCAGTTAAGCAAATTTGGAAAGATTTTAGTTCTGGAAAAGGCGGAAATGTCGTGACATTTTTAATGGAACACGAACATTTTACGTATCCTGAAGCCATTCGCTATTTAGCAAAAAAATATAATATCGAAATTGAAGAAACCGAGCAATCTTTAGAAGAAACCGAATTGGCTAATGAAAAAGAAAGTATGTATTTGGTATCCGAATTTGCGAGTAAGTATTTTCAAAATGTTTTATTAAATACTGAAGAAGGAAAAGCAATTGGATTGTCTTATTTTAAAGAACGTGGTTTTACTACTGAAACCATTAAAAAATTCCATTTAGGATATTCGCCAGATGTTTGGGATGCATTTACAAGCGAAGCACTTGGTAAGGGATATAAGTTAGAATTTTTAGACAAAACCGGATTGACGATTGTTAAGGAAGAAAAGCAATTCGACCGTTTTAAAGGTCGAGTGATGTTTCCTATTCAAAGTATGAGTGGTCGTGTTTTAGGTTTTGGAGGACGAATTTTAACCAACGATAAAAAAGCGGCTAAATATTTGAATTCACCTGAAAGTGAAATTTATCATAAGAGTAAAATTCTTTACGGAATTTACCATGCAAAACAAGCCATTGCCAAACAAAATAATTGTTATTTAGTAGAAGGTTATACTGATGTAATTCAGTTTCATCAAACGGGAATTGAAAATGTTGTAGCTTCTTCTGGAACGGCTTTAACGTCTGAGCAAATTAATTTGGTAAAACGTTTAACACCAAATATGACCGTTTTGTTCGACGGTGATGCAGCAGGTTTGCGAGCTTCAATTCGCGGAATCGATTTAATTCTTGAAGCCGGAATGAATGTTAGAGTTTGCGCTTTTCCAGATGGTGAAGATCCAGATAGTTTTGCAAAGAAAACACCACATGATGAATTAGTTTCTTATTTAGAGAATAACGCCAAAGATTTCATTCAATTTAAGGCTTCATTACTAATGGATGAGGCTAAGAATGATCCTATCAAAAAAGCCGATTTAATTCGAGATATGGTTGTAAGTATCTCAAAAATTTCGGATAAGATTAAACGTGAGGTATACATTCAAGAATGTTCACGAATAATGGATATTTCTGAAGATGTTTTGTTTAATACATTGGCGCAATTGGATAAAAAAGAAATTCAAGATGCTAATAAAAAGTTCAAACAAGAACAAAAAGAGAAAACTTTTGAAGTAATTCGAAATGAAACTACAACACGTTTGCTTTCTGCAGAAGAAATCTCAGCTTTATTAGAACGAAAAATAATTGAAGTTTTAATTCTTTATGGAAATAAAGATGTAGAGTTTGAAGAAACTTATTTAAGAGTTAATGAGGATGGAGAGGAGGAAAATTTTACTGAAAAGAGAACTCTAAAGGTTTTTGAAAAAATCTATATGAATCTTCAAGAAGACGAAATTGAGTTTTCCAATCCAATTTTCAAAAATTTAGTCAATCAAATTTTGAATGTCTATTTACAAAAAGGGGATTTTGAAAAAAATGAATTTTTAAACCAATTGGACCAAACTTCAGAGCAAATCGTTATCGATATTTTAATGAATGAAAACAAGTACGAACTTGATGGATGGCTTGAAAAGAAACAAGTATTTGTTAAATCTAAAGATGATGAAGAAGTTTTGAAAGCATTAATTTCAGAAACATTAATTTCATATCGAGAATATTTAATTCAAAATCTTACAAAAGAATTAGTAGAAGGATTAAAAGATGAAAATCAAGAAACTTCATTACAAGACGTAATGCAACTTATTAATGATTACAATAAGTTAAAAGTTTCTATAAGTACAAGCATTGGTCGTATTAGAACCGATTTTTTTAAATAA
- the mraZ gene encoding division/cell wall cluster transcriptional repressor MraZ has product MNSFIGTYECKVDAKGRLMVPVALKKQLGDMNSGFVLKRSVFQPCLELYSMEEWNKMMLKVNKLNRFVKKNNDFIRRFTAGVKVVEIDANGRLLIPKDLVVFAKIDKEIVLSSVVNIIEIWDKNLYENAIENATDDFATLAEDVMGNLNGDEDGIS; this is encoded by the coding sequence GTGAATTCATTCATCGGAACATACGAGTGTAAAGTAGATGCTAAAGGGCGTCTAATGGTTCCTGTTGCTTTAAAGAAGCAGTTAGGTGATATGAATTCTGGTTTTGTGTTAAAACGTTCGGTTTTTCAGCCTTGTCTTGAATTGTATTCTATGGAAGAGTGGAATAAAATGATGTTAAAAGTAAATAAGTTGAATCGTTTTGTTAAAAAGAACAACGATTTTATTAGAAGGTTTACTGCGGGTGTAAAAGTGGTTGAAATTGATGCAAACGGACGTTTGTTAATCCCTAAAGATTTGGTGGTTTTTGCGAAGATTGATAAAGAAATTGTGCTTTCTTCTGTAGTGAATATAATTGAGATTTGGGATAAAAATCTTTATGAAAACGCTATTGAAAATGCAACTGATGATTTTGCAACTCTAGCGGAAGATGTAATGGGTAATTTAAATGGCGACGAAGATGGAATATCATAA
- a CDS encoding NINE protein has translation MKFKLSLLFLMFIFNLSFASFPVKRAEIVDTTVKKENVISKKSELAPSPILSSEKSQGIALILALTLGLLAAHRWYVGTPWPVNVLFIFSLGGVGVWLLIDIIRICVGTFNPQGRFKKSFF, from the coding sequence ATGAAATTTAAATTATCACTGCTATTTTTAATGTTTATTTTTAATTTATCTTTTGCTTCATTCCCAGTTAAAAGAGCAGAAATTGTTGACACAACAGTTAAAAAAGAAAATGTTATTTCGAAAAAATCAGAATTAGCACCAAGTCCAATTTTATCTTCTGAAAAAAGTCAAGGTATTGCACTTATATTAGCTCTAACGTTAGGATTACTTGCTGCTCATAGATGGTATGTAGGAACACCATGGCCAGTTAATGTTTTATTTATTTTTAGTTTAGGAGGTGTTGGAGTTTGGTTGTTAATTGATATAATAAGAATCTGTGTTGGCACTTTTAACCCACAAGGTAGATTTAAAAAATCATTCTTCTAA
- the gldB gene encoding gliding motility lipoprotein GldB, with translation MKKLLFFSFILILASCGEDKKKVEVVNTNPINVELVRFDKLFYESQPEDLLKLKNQFPYFFPAGNEDTVWTNKLSNPLLRELYTEVQNKYGDADFLRVDLGELFGKVEYYFPKSKTPKIITLINEVDKDAKAIYADSLALISLDCYLGEKHRFYKDFPDYQKVRFNQNQILPDLVSSFAFSRIPYPSDRTLLSQMVYYGKELYVKDLLLPEATNAAKIGYSETHEKWCEENEAQMWSYFVENNLLYESNQKNEFRFINDAPFSKFYLEIDNESPGRVGQWLGWQIVRSFMENNDVSLQDMLAMDAKTIFENSKYKPAK, from the coding sequence ATGAAAAAGCTTTTGTTTTTTTCTTTCATTTTAATTTTGGCTTCTTGTGGGGAAGACAAGAAAAAGGTTGAGGTTGTTAATACAAATCCTATTAATGTAGAATTAGTTAGGTTTGATAAATTATTTTATGAATCGCAACCTGAGGATTTGTTGAAATTAAAAAATCAGTTCCCATACTTTTTCCCCGCTGGTAATGAAGATACGGTTTGGACAAATAAATTAAGCAATCCGTTATTGCGAGAATTGTATACAGAAGTTCAAAATAAATATGGTGATGCCGATTTTCTAAGAGTAGATTTAGGTGAGCTTTTCGGCAAAGTTGAATACTATTTTCCAAAAAGTAAAACGCCAAAAATTATAACGCTTATAAATGAGGTTGATAAAGATGCTAAGGCAATTTATGCCGATTCATTAGCCTTAATTTCATTAGATTGTTATTTAGGTGAAAAACATCGTTTTTATAAAGATTTTCCTGATTATCAAAAAGTGCGTTTTAATCAAAATCAAATTTTACCTGATTTGGTTTCAAGTTTTGCTTTTTCAAGAATTCCTTATCCTTCAGATAGAACTTTACTTTCTCAAATGGTATATTATGGGAAAGAATTGTATGTAAAAGATTTGTTATTACCGGAAGCTACAAATGCAGCAAAAATTGGATATTCAGAAACCCATGAAAAATGGTGCGAAGAAAATGAAGCACAAATGTGGAGTTATTTTGTAGAAAATAACTTGCTCTATGAAAGCAATCAAAAAAATGAGTTCCGTTTTATAAATGATGCACCTTTTTCAAAATTTTATTTAGAAATCGATAATGAGTCTCCAGGTCGAGTAGGTCAATGGTTAGGATGGCAAATTGTCAGAAGTTTTATGGAAAATAATGATGTATCTTTGCAAGATATGTTAGCAATGGACGCTAAAACAATCTTTGAAAACTCTAAATACAAACCTGCAAAATAA
- the nadE gene encoding NAD(+) synthase encodes MAVSNTFNSEKINEHIVKWLLDYATNAKVKGFVIGISGGIDSALTSTLCAQTGLPTLCVEMPIHQHQSHVNRAVEHIIQLKNRFPNVSNIKTELTPVFDSFVNQVEQNDERKTLDITLANTRARLRMTTLYYHAGIHGLLVAGTGNKVEDFGVGFYTKYGDGGVDVSPIADLVKSEVRALAKYLNVPESILKAQPSDGLYENDLTDEMQIGASYDELEWAMEQVELGKSAENFSGREAEVFSIYKRLNTINQHKMNPIPVCEIPKNLK; translated from the coding sequence ATGGCAGTTTCAAATACATTTAATTCAGAAAAAATTAACGAACATATTGTTAAATGGTTATTAGACTATGCTACAAATGCAAAAGTAAAAGGATTTGTTATAGGAATTTCAGGAGGAATTGATAGCGCTTTAACCTCAACTTTATGTGCACAAACTGGATTACCAACACTTTGTGTTGAAATGCCAATTCACCAACATCAAAGTCATGTTAACAGAGCGGTAGAACATATTATACAATTAAAAAATCGTTTTCCAAACGTTAGCAATATTAAAACTGAATTAACTCCTGTTTTTGATTCATTTGTTAACCAAGTTGAACAAAATGATGAAAGAAAAACTCTTGACATTACATTAGCAAATACTCGTGCTCGTTTACGAATGACAACTTTATATTATCATGCCGGAATTCATGGTTTGTTAGTTGCAGGAACTGGAAACAAAGTTGAAGATTTTGGAGTAGGCTTTTATACAAAATATGGTGATGGCGGTGTGGATGTTAGTCCGATTGCAGATTTAGTTAAAAGTGAAGTTCGAGCTTTAGCAAAATATTTAAATGTTCCTGAAAGTATATTAAAAGCACAACCTTCTGATGGATTATACGAAAATGACTTAACAGATGAAATGCAAATTGGCGCAAGTTATGACGAATTAGAATGGGCAATGGAACAAGTTGAACTGGGAAAATCTGCTGAAAATTTCTCTGGAAGAGAGGCTGAAGTTTTTTCTATATACAAAAGACTTAACACTATTAACCAACACAAAATGAACCCAATACCTGTTTGTGAAATTCCTAAAAACTTAAAATAA
- a CDS encoding penicillin-binding protein, whose protein sequence is MAVNQKNTNYRMYFVAFTMFVMAILVLVKLNNIQWVEGEYYRKIASERTVKNVTIPANKGNVYSADGSLLATSIPEYTIRFDALSPSTENFSELIKPLCDSLAKMFDKSTGFYQNELQKARNTKNRYYLIARNLSYTEYMRIKSFPLFNKGAYKGGLIVEQKTVRSHPIGLVAQRTIGYERANADGSPNGKGLEYAFREYINGKSGHRWMQKIAKNQWKPISDENELEPQDGCDIVSTIDVYIQDIAHHALLKQLEYYEADHGCVVVMETKTGEVKAISNLGRAENGSYYETQNYAVAESHEPGSTFKLMDLIALLDDKKVDTSKVYDTNEGVIEYYGRKVRDSKKGGYGKISLAKGFEVSSNTVLVKAITDNYSDNPSQFVDRINSYGLNKPLGLQLIGEGKPKIPQPDTKAWNGLSLPWMAFGYGVSMTPLQTLTLYNAVANDGVMVKPLFVKEIKEWNNTVKKYDTEVINPKIASDETLAKVKAILENVVKRGTGSKLYSKDFSMAGKTGTAQANYRDKSKLHYVSSFAGYFPADNPKYSCIVVVHKPNVSAGYYGADVAGPVFKRIAQKIYTDAPPTNHIKDISKELNIVENSYSKFEKINQNATKIPNVRGMEVMDAISLLENLGLRVKVNGVGKVKSQSVNAGEIIQKNQTIILELS, encoded by the coding sequence ATGGCAGTAAACCAAAAAAATACTAACTATAGAATGTATTTTGTGGCTTTCACAATGTTTGTGATGGCTATTTTGGTTTTAGTGAAGTTGAATAATATTCAGTGGGTTGAAGGGGAATATTATAGAAAAATAGCTTCTGAAAGAACGGTTAAAAATGTAACCATTCCTGCTAATAAAGGAAATGTATATTCTGCTGATGGAAGTTTATTAGCGACTTCAATTCCTGAATATACAATCCGATTTGATGCTTTATCGCCATCTACTGAAAACTTTTCTGAATTAATTAAACCTTTATGTGATTCGTTGGCAAAAATGTTTGATAAATCTACAGGGTTTTATCAAAATGAATTACAAAAAGCACGTAATACAAAAAACAGATATTATTTAATAGCTCGTAATTTAAGTTATACCGAATATATGCGAATAAAAAGCTTTCCACTTTTTAACAAAGGCGCGTATAAAGGAGGTTTAATTGTGGAGCAAAAAACAGTTCGTTCGCATCCAATAGGATTGGTTGCGCAAAGAACAATTGGATATGAAAGAGCAAATGCAGATGGTTCTCCTAATGGAAAAGGATTAGAATATGCATTTCGTGAATATATTAATGGGAAAAGTGGTCACCGTTGGATGCAAAAAATTGCAAAAAACCAATGGAAACCTATTAGTGATGAAAACGAACTAGAACCACAAGATGGTTGTGATATTGTTTCTACTATAGATGTTTATATTCAAGATATTGCGCATCATGCTTTGTTAAAACAATTAGAATATTATGAAGCTGATCATGGTTGTGTGGTTGTAATGGAAACTAAAACTGGAGAAGTTAAAGCGATTTCTAATTTAGGGAGAGCTGAAAATGGTTCGTATTATGAAACTCAGAATTATGCTGTAGCGGAATCACATGAGCCAGGATCTACTTTTAAGTTAATGGATTTAATTGCTTTGCTTGATGATAAAAAAGTTGACACAAGTAAAGTTTACGATACTAACGAGGGGGTAATTGAGTATTACGGAAGAAAAGTTCGAGATTCAAAAAAAGGAGGTTACGGGAAAATTTCTTTAGCAAAAGGATTTGAGGTTTCTTCAAATACTGTATTGGTAAAAGCAATTACTGATAATTATTCAGATAATCCAAGTCAATTTGTCGACAGGATTAATTCTTATGGTTTAAATAAGCCTCTTGGTTTACAGTTAATTGGGGAAGGAAAGCCGAAAATTCCGCAACCTGATACAAAGGCTTGGAACGGATTATCTCTCCCGTGGATGGCTTTCGGATATGGAGTTTCAATGACGCCATTGCAAACATTAACACTATATAATGCAGTGGCAAATGATGGTGTTATGGTTAAGCCTCTTTTTGTAAAAGAGATTAAAGAATGGAATAATACCGTTAAAAAATACGATACAGAAGTTATCAATCCTAAAATTGCTTCTGATGAAACTTTAGCAAAAGTTAAAGCTATACTTGAAAATGTTGTAAAAAGAGGAACGGGTTCTAAATTGTACTCTAAAGATTTTTCAATGGCTGGTAAAACAGGTACAGCGCAAGCAAATTATAGAGATAAATCTAAATTACATTATGTTTCGTCTTTTGCGGGATATTTTCCCGCAGACAATCCAAAGTATTCATGTATTGTAGTAGTACATAAACCTAATGTTTCAGCAGGGTATTATGGTGCAGATGTGGCAGGACCAGTTTTTAAACGTATTGCTCAAAAGATTTACACGGATGCTCCACCAACTAACCACATTAAAGATATTTCAAAAGAGTTAAATATAGTTGAAAATAGCTACTCCAAATTTGAAAAAATAAATCAAAATGCAACTAAAATACCTAATGTGAGAGGAATGGAGGTAATGGATGCAATTTCGTTACTTGAAAATTTAGGTTTAAGAGTTAAAGTTAATGGAGTTGGTAAAGTTAAAAGTCAGTCCGTTAATGCTGGAGAAATTATTCAAAAAAATCAAACAATCATTTTAGAGTTATCGTGA
- a CDS encoding alpha/beta fold hydrolase, translating into MLKKDKKYTYFEAGEGTPIIVLHGLMGGLSNFDGVANFFPKYGYKVVIPELPLYTQSLLKTNVKAFSKFVKDFIVHKGFEKVILLGNSLGGHIALYHAKMYPELMKGLVITGSSGLYESGMGESYPKRGDYEYIKKKSEDVFYDPKVATKEIVDEVFATVNDRIKLLKTLTIAKSAIRHNMAKDLPKMETPTCIIWGKNDKVTPPNVAEEFNKLLPNSELFWIDKCGHAAMMEHPDEFNKLLLAWLQKNNI; encoded by the coding sequence ATGCTTAAAAAAGATAAAAAATATACCTATTTTGAAGCTGGCGAAGGAACTCCTATAATAGTATTACACGGACTTATGGGAGGCTTGAGTAATTTTGATGGTGTTGCTAATTTCTTTCCTAAATACGGCTATAAAGTTGTTATTCCAGAATTACCATTATACACACAAAGCTTATTAAAAACCAACGTAAAAGCCTTTTCTAAATTTGTTAAAGACTTCATCGTCCACAAAGGATTTGAAAAAGTCATTCTTTTAGGGAATTCATTAGGAGGACATATAGCATTATATCATGCAAAAATGTATCCGGAATTAATGAAGGGCTTAGTAATAACTGGAAGTTCAGGATTATACGAAAGCGGAATGGGAGAAAGCTACCCAAAACGTGGAGATTACGAATACATCAAAAAGAAAAGTGAAGATGTGTTTTATGATCCAAAAGTAGCCACAAAAGAAATCGTTGATGAAGTTTTTGCTACTGTAAATGACAGAATAAAACTTTTAAAAACGTTAACAATCGCTAAGAGTGCTATTCGTCATAACATGGCAAAAGATTTACCTAAGATGGAAACTCCAACCTGCATTATTTGGGGAAAAAATGATAAAGTAACTCCTCCAAACGTTGCTGAAGAATTTAATAAATTATTACCAAATTCAGAATTGTTTTGGATAGATAAATGTGGTCATGCAGCAATGATGGAACACCCTGATGAGTTTAACAAACTTTTGCTTGCTTGGTTACAAAAAAACAACATATAA
- a CDS encoding FtsL-like putative cell division protein, with the protein MKKGIYSLLKAKFLVSDDALKNWKFIVFLIFLAMIMIANNHWYDAKNYKITELMNEVKELKSEFVDHRSELMKLKMESTISKKMEERNIFPAEVPPTKIVVNKNLTEEKSFIDKLKIWQ; encoded by the coding sequence ATGAAAAAAGGAATTTACAGTCTGTTAAAAGCAAAATTTCTGGTTAGTGATGATGCTTTGAAAAACTGGAAATTTATTGTGTTTCTGATTTTTTTGGCAATGATAATGATTGCAAATAACCATTGGTATGATGCAAAAAATTATAAAATAACCGAATTAATGAACGAGGTTAAAGAGTTGAAATCTGAATTTGTTGACCATCGTTCGGAATTGATGAAACTGAAAATGGAATCAACGATTTCAAAAAAAATGGAAGAACGAAATATTTTTCCAGCTGAAGTTCCGCCAACAAAAATTGTAGTAAATAAAAACTTAACAGAAGAAAAAAGCTTTATAGATAAATTAAAAATATGGCAGTAA
- the yihA gene encoding ribosome biogenesis GTP-binding protein YihA/YsxC yields the protein MKITSAEFIISNSDVQKCPNEPLPEYAFIGRSNVGKSSLINMLTGQKKLAKTSSKPGKTQLINHFKINQNWFLVDLPGYGYAKVSKSTKAVFQKFITEYFEKREQLVCAFVLIDIRLEAQKIDLEFINYLGESGVPFCIIFTKADKIGKVKAQQNIAAYRKKVLANGWEEMPQHFVTSSLDNFGKDEVLTFIDDVNKQFFESNSLGF from the coding sequence ATGAAGATTACAAGTGCCGAATTTATTATCAGTAATTCTGATGTGCAAAAATGTCCGAACGAACCTTTACCAGAATATGCATTCATTGGAAGATCAAACGTTGGTAAAAGTTCATTAATTAACATGTTAACTGGACAGAAAAAATTAGCCAAAACTTCGTCTAAACCAGGGAAAACACAATTAATCAACCATTTTAAAATTAACCAAAATTGGTTTTTAGTTGACTTACCTGGATATGGTTACGCAAAAGTTTCCAAATCAACAAAAGCTGTTTTTCAAAAATTTATTACTGAATATTTCGAAAAAAGAGAACAATTAGTTTGTGCATTTGTTCTAATCGACATCAGACTTGAAGCTCAAAAAATTGATTTAGAATTCATCAACTATCTTGGTGAAAGCGGCGTTCCTTTTTGTATTATTTTTACTAAAGCCGATAAAATAGGAAAAGTAAAAGCACAACAAAACATAGCAGCTTATAGAAAAAAAGTCTTAGCAAACGGTTGGGAAGAAATGCCTCAACACTTTGTTACTTCATCCTTAGATAATTTTGGAAAAGATGAAGTTTTAACTTTTATAGACGATGTAAACAAGCAGTTTTTTGAAAGTAATTCCTTAGGATTTTAA
- a CDS encoding response regulator transcription factor, translating to MTKICIADNLPVVVHGIKSYFKDNPQFELSSHASNLKDLLDALQLKNIDILIMDIELEGFSSIRDIKALIKDFPSTKIVVFSSVSEKMYAPTAIKAGVSAYVSKSSTLKELENVLKKVTEGKTVFSDEVKKQIELLGRGKKKERLYKKLSTREIEVLRYLNDGKKNKEIAEILGLDEKTISTYKLRLLAKLSVTNLVDLLSKAKTLDII from the coding sequence ATGACAAAGATATGTATCGCCGACAATCTTCCGGTTGTTGTTCATGGAATTAAATCTTACTTTAAAGACAATCCCCAATTTGAACTATCGAGTCATGCCTCAAACTTAAAAGATTTACTCGATGCGCTTCAATTAAAGAATATTGACATCCTCATTATGGATATCGAATTAGAAGGTTTCTCAAGCATTCGTGACATTAAAGCGTTAATTAAAGATTTTCCATCGACTAAAATTGTGGTTTTCTCATCTGTTTCAGAAAAAATGTATGCCCCTACAGCAATTAAAGCTGGCGTAAGTGCATACGTTAGTAAATCTTCAACATTAAAAGAACTTGAAAATGTGTTGAAAAAAGTTACTGAAGGAAAAACTGTATTTAGTGATGAAGTTAAAAAACAAATAGAGCTTTTAGGAAGAGGAAAGAAAAAAGAACGCCTTTATAAAAAACTTTCCACTCGTGAAATTGAAGTTTTACGTTACCTAAACGATGGTAAGAAAAATAAAGAAATTGCTGAAATTTTAGGTTTAGACGAAAAAACTATCAGTACTTATAAACTTCGTTTATTAGCAAAATTGAGTGTCACTAATTTAGTCGATTTATTGAGTAAAGCGAAAACTTTAGATATTATTTAA
- the rsmH gene encoding 16S rRNA (cytosine(1402)-N(4))-methyltransferase RsmH has translation MATKMEYHNPVLLKETVDGLNIKPDGVYVDVTFGGGGHSREIMSRLGEKGRLFAFDQDEDALQNAIEDDRFLLINENFRNIKRFLRFHGIKEVDGILGDFGVSSHQFDVAERGFSTRFDAELDMRMNRRGDLSAFHVVNEYDEQDLKRVFVQYGELKNGGAMANVIVAARKDKQIRNTEHLKQVLSKFLPAHKSNKILAQIYQAIRIEVNQEIEVLKEFLEQSLEILKPGGRLSVISYHSLEDRLVKRYMRNGMFEGEPERDMFGRFEVPFKIIEKLIVPTEEEIAINNRARSAKLRVAEKL, from the coding sequence ATGGCGACGAAGATGGAATATCATAATCCAGTTTTATTAAAAGAAACGGTTGATGGTTTAAATATAAAACCAGATGGTGTTTATGTGGATGTAACTTTTGGTGGTGGTGGTCATTCGAGAGAGATTATGTCCCGGTTGGGTGAGAAAGGAAGGTTGTTCGCATTTGATCAGGATGAAGATGCTTTGCAAAACGCAATTGAAGATGACCGATTTTTATTGATAAATGAAAATTTCCGAAATATAAAAAGGTTTTTACGCTTTCATGGGATTAAAGAAGTGGATGGGATTCTGGGTGATTTCGGAGTTTCGTCACATCAATTTGATGTCGCAGAAAGAGGTTTTTCTACACGTTTCGATGCGGAATTAGATATGCGAATGAATCGTCGTGGTGATTTAAGTGCCTTTCATGTAGTTAATGAATATGATGAACAAGATTTGAAGAGAGTTTTTGTTCAGTATGGCGAATTAAAAAATGGCGGAGCAATGGCGAATGTTATTGTTGCGGCAAGAAAAGATAAGCAAATTAGAAATACAGAGCACTTAAAACAAGTGTTGTCAAAATTTCTTCCAGCTCATAAAAGCAATAAAATTTTAGCACAAATATATCAAGCAATTCGCATTGAAGTAAATCAAGAAATAGAAGTTTTAAAAGAATTTTTAGAACAATCGCTTGAGATTTTAAAACCAGGAGGAAGATTGAGTGTTATCTCTTATCATTCTCTTGAAGATAGATTGGTGAAAAGATATATGCGAAATGGAATGTTTGAAGGAGAGCCAGAACGCGACATGTTTGGGCGATTTGAAGTTCCTTTCAAAATTATTGAAAAATTAATTGTTCCAACGGAAGAGGAAATTGCTATTAACAATAGAGCTAGAAGTGCAAAATTGCGTGTAGCAGAAAAATTGTAA
- the gldC gene encoding gliding motility protein GldC yields MANKKSDIKISVGLDENNVPEKLLWSAKDGGVDAAEAKAMLLSIWDHNQKETLRIDLWTKDMPVDEMKQFFHQTLVAMADTFERATTDEKMSATMRDFCDYFAEKLELKS; encoded by the coding sequence ATGGCAAATAAAAAATCTGATATAAAAATTTCAGTTGGTTTAGACGAAAATAATGTTCCAGAAAAATTACTTTGGTCTGCCAAAGATGGTGGAGTAGATGCGGCTGAAGCAAAAGCAATGTTGTTGTCTATTTGGGATCACAATCAAAAAGAAACCTTACGTATCGATTTATGGACAAAAGATATGCCTGTAGATGAAATGAAGCAATTTTTCCATCAAACTTTAGTAGCAATGGCCGATACTTTTGAACGCGCTACAACTGATGAGAAAATGAGTGCGACAATGCGTGATTTTTGTGATTACTTTGCTGAAAAACTAGAGTTAAAATCCTAA